The following coding sequences lie in one Mesorhizobium sp. DCY119 genomic window:
- a CDS encoding molybdenum cofactor biosynthesis protein MoaE has product MSASFKPDIRIQREDFDVNAEIARLSKGRADIGAVVTFSGLCRDEAGALSALELEHYPVMAEAEIARIATEAIERWPLLGLTAIHRFGKIAPGENIVLVAAASAHRQAAFEAANFLMDYLKSRAPFWKKEHRVDGSTGGWVDAKENDDQAAARWKRQQT; this is encoded by the coding sequence ATGTCGGCGAGCTTCAAACCCGATATCCGCATTCAGCGGGAGGATTTCGACGTCAACGCCGAGATCGCCCGGCTCTCGAAGGGACGAGCCGACATCGGTGCGGTCGTGACGTTTTCCGGACTCTGCCGCGACGAGGCCGGCGCGCTTTCCGCCCTTGAACTCGAGCACTATCCCGTCATGGCCGAGGCCGAGATTGCGCGCATCGCCACTGAGGCGATCGAACGCTGGCCGCTGCTTGGCCTGACCGCGATCCACCGCTTCGGCAAGATCGCTCCGGGCGAAAATATTGTCCTCGTCGCTGCCGCGTCGGCACATCGACAGGCGGCATTTGAAGCGGCGAATTTCCTGATGGACTATCTGAAGTCGCGCGCGCCCTTCTGGAAGAAGGAGCATCGGGTCGATGGCTCGACCGGCGGCTGGGTCGACGCGAAGGAGAACGATGATCAGGCCGCAGCGCGCTGGAAACGGCAGCAAACATAA
- the moaD gene encoding molybdopterin converting factor subunit 1, whose amino-acid sequence MTQHPTKLVYFAWVRERIGLAEEDVALPAEVETVSDLLQWLKGRGEEYENALQYPDVIRVAINHEHVEHREKLAGAREIALFPPMTGG is encoded by the coding sequence ATGACACAGCATCCGACCAAACTCGTCTATTTCGCCTGGGTGCGCGAGCGCATCGGCCTGGCCGAAGAGGATGTGGCGCTGCCCGCCGAGGTGGAGACGGTGTCCGATCTTCTGCAATGGCTGAAGGGTCGCGGCGAGGAATATGAAAACGCGCTGCAATATCCCGACGTGATCCGCGTCGCCATCAACCACGAGCATGTCGAGCATCGGGAAAAGCTGGCTGGCGCGCGCGAGATCGCGCTGTTTCCGCCGATGACCGGAGGCTGA
- the pgsA gene encoding CDP-diacylglycerol--glycerol-3-phosphate 3-phosphatidyltransferase codes for MARRAFNLPNMLTYARILAVPLVVLCFFLEGRLQSSDFARWAALIIFILASVTDYLDGYLARAWQQTSNIGRMLDPIADKLLVATCLLLLAADTDQRGGIAGWSLWAAIIILCREILVSGLREYLAALKVSVPVTQLAKWKTAIQMVAIAFLLLGPTGDKIVPYWTQIGLTLLWIAALVTLYTGYDYFRAGVKHIIDE; via the coding sequence ATGGCCAGGCGCGCATTCAACCTTCCAAACATGCTTACCTACGCGCGCATCCTTGCCGTGCCGCTGGTTGTCCTATGCTTTTTTCTCGAAGGAAGATTGCAGTCGAGCGACTTCGCGCGCTGGGCGGCGCTGATCATCTTTATCCTCGCCAGCGTCACCGATTATCTCGACGGCTACCTTGCCCGTGCGTGGCAGCAGACTTCGAATATCGGCCGCATGCTCGATCCTATCGCCGACAAGCTTCTGGTGGCGACCTGCCTGCTGTTGCTTGCCGCCGACACCGATCAGCGCGGCGGCATTGCCGGCTGGTCGCTGTGGGCGGCGATCATCATCCTGTGCCGCGAAATACTGGTTTCGGGCCTGCGCGAATATCTGGCGGCGCTGAAGGTCAGCGTGCCGGTGACGCAGCTTGCCAAATGGAAGACGGCCATCCAGATGGTCGCCATCGCCTTCCTGCTTCTCGGGCCCACCGGCGACAAGATCGTGCCCTACTGGACGCAGATCGGCCTGACGCTGCTCTGGATTGCAGCCCTTGTTACGCTTTATACCGGTTATGACTATTTCCGGGCCGGCGTGAAGCATATCATCGACGAATGA
- the uvrC gene encoding excinuclease ABC subunit UvrC, whose product MSPNDPNLKSLHRPQAGRASDDVAGYMPGHEVEEDEGTEAEVLPAVADASFTAIDWTPHAGDADGMVGAEVIQTLVKRLPNAPGVYRMMNAAGDVLYVGKARSLKKRVTNYAQGRFHTNRIGRMVRETSTMEFVVTRTEIEALLLEANLIKRLRPRFNVLLRDDKSFPYIMLTGDHPSPGIFKHRGARSRKGDYFGPFASAGAVDRTINSLQRAFLLRSCTDSVFESRTRPCLLYQIKRCSGPCTGEVSADDYAELVFEAKDFLSGRSQKVKTDISSAMQNAAEELDFERAAIYRDRLAALSHVQSHQGINPQSVEEADVFAIHQEGGQVCIQVFFFRTGQNWGNRAYFPKADPALEAKEVLGSFLAQFYDDKPCPRLLLLSSEVPEQELLGAALSTRAGYKVTITAPQRGEKKDLVDNAVQNAREALGRRLAETSTQARLLAGMVETFGLEKPPVRIEVYDNSHIMGTNAVGAMIVAGPEGFVKNQYRKFNIRSTDITPGDDFGMMREVMERRFSRLIKEHAAPEEGDAQSGEDDEAVGSSFPAWPDVILIDGGQGQMSVVRKMLADLGIEDKVAAIGVAKGQDRDAGRERFFVKGRESFSLPVRDPVLYFVQRLRDEAHRFAIGSHRARRKKEMVKNPLDEISGIGPGRKRALLLHFGTAKAVSRAAMEDLMVVDGISESIAKIVYNHFHEN is encoded by the coding sequence ATGAGTCCCAACGATCCGAACCTCAAATCGCTCCATCGGCCGCAGGCCGGCAGGGCCAGCGACGATGTCGCCGGCTACATGCCGGGCCATGAGGTCGAAGAGGATGAGGGGACGGAGGCCGAAGTGTTGCCGGCGGTGGCCGACGCCTCCTTCACCGCCATAGACTGGACCCCCCACGCTGGTGATGCCGACGGCATGGTCGGCGCGGAGGTGATCCAGACGCTGGTCAAGCGCCTGCCCAATGCGCCGGGTGTCTACCGCATGATGAATGCGGCGGGCGATGTGCTCTATGTCGGCAAGGCGCGCAGCCTGAAGAAGCGCGTGACCAACTACGCACAAGGGCGTTTCCACACCAATCGCATCGGCCGCATGGTGCGCGAGACGTCGACGATGGAGTTCGTCGTCACCCGCACCGAGATCGAAGCGCTGCTGCTCGAAGCCAATCTTATCAAGCGCTTGCGGCCGCGTTTCAACGTGCTTCTGCGCGATGACAAGTCATTTCCCTATATCATGCTGACCGGCGATCATCCGTCGCCGGGGATTTTCAAGCATCGCGGCGCACGATCGCGCAAGGGCGACTATTTCGGGCCGTTCGCCTCGGCGGGCGCGGTCGATCGTACCATCAATTCGCTGCAGCGCGCGTTTTTGCTGCGAAGCTGCACGGATTCGGTCTTCGAAAGCCGCACGCGGCCCTGCCTGCTCTATCAGATCAAGCGCTGCTCCGGTCCGTGCACCGGTGAGGTTTCGGCCGACGACTATGCCGAGCTGGTCTTCGAGGCCAAGGACTTCCTGTCGGGCCGCAGCCAGAAGGTGAAGACCGACATCTCCTCGGCCATGCAGAATGCCGCCGAAGAGCTCGATTTCGAGCGCGCCGCCATCTATCGCGACAGGCTGGCCGCACTTTCGCATGTGCAGAGCCATCAGGGCATCAACCCGCAGTCGGTGGAAGAGGCGGACGTTTTCGCTATCCATCAGGAAGGCGGGCAGGTTTGCATCCAGGTGTTCTTCTTCCGCACCGGCCAGAACTGGGGCAACCGCGCCTATTTCCCGAAGGCCGATCCGGCGCTCGAGGCAAAGGAAGTGCTCGGGTCTTTCCTGGCGCAGTTCTACGACGACAAGCCGTGCCCGAGGTTGCTTCTGCTTTCCAGTGAAGTGCCGGAACAGGAATTGCTGGGTGCAGCCCTTTCCACGCGCGCCGGCTACAAGGTGACGATCACTGCGCCGCAGCGCGGCGAGAAGAAGGATCTGGTCGACAACGCCGTCCAGAACGCCCGCGAGGCGCTCGGCCGGCGGCTGGCGGAAACCTCGACGCAGGCGCGGCTGCTGGCCGGCATGGTCGAGACCTTCGGGCTGGAAAAACCGCCGGTGCGCATCGAGGTCTACGACAACTCGCACATCATGGGCACGAATGCCGTCGGCGCGATGATCGTGGCCGGTCCCGAAGGCTTCGTGAAGAACCAGTACCGCAAGTTCAACATCCGCTCGACCGACATCACCCCGGGCGACGATTTCGGCATGATGCGCGAGGTGATGGAGCGGCGTTTTTCGCGGCTTATCAAGGAGCATGCTGCGCCGGAGGAGGGCGATGCGCAATCCGGCGAGGACGACGAAGCGGTTGGCTCGTCCTTTCCGGCCTGGCCCGACGTCATCCTCATCGACGGCGGGCAGGGGCAGATGTCGGTTGTGCGCAAGATGCTGGCCGATCTCGGCATCGAGGACAAGGTGGCGGCGATCGGCGTCGCCAAGGGGCAGGACCGTGATGCCGGCCGTGAACGTTTTTTCGTCAAGGGCCGCGAATCTTTCTCGCTGCCGGTGCGTGACCCCGTGCTCTATTTCGTGCAAAGGCTGCGCGACGAGGCACACCGCTTTGCCATCGGCTCCCATCGCGCGCGGCGCAAGAAGGAAATGGTGAAGAACCCGCTGGACGAGATCAGCGGCATCGGGCCGGGACGCAAGCGCGCGCTGCTCTTGCATTTCGGCACGGCCAAGGCGGTGAGCCGCGCAGCGATGGAGGATTTGATGGTGGTTGATGGAATTTCGGAGTCGATTGCCAAGATCGTCTACAACCATTTTCACGAGAATTAA
- a CDS encoding SDR family oxidoreductase — translation MRKSGRTALVTGGARRIGRAIVEDLAAHGFAVAIHCNRSRSEAEELAATVAANGGEAAIVTADLTDMRAVDGLISQAGKAVGPISLLVNNASLFVDDDVTDFEWATWDRHFAVHVKTPVLLARRFAEALPAGSEGLVVNMIDQRVWKPTPRYFSYALSKSALWTATQTMAQALAPRIRVNAIGPGPTLANPKQQPEDFAAQVDGVILKRGPDLLEFGATIRYLWEARSVTGQMIALDGGQHLAWQTPDVTGMVE, via the coding sequence ATGCGGAAATCGGGCAGGACGGCGCTGGTGACGGGTGGCGCCAGACGCATCGGCAGGGCCATCGTCGAGGACCTTGCAGCCCACGGATTCGCCGTCGCCATCCATTGCAACCGCTCGCGCAGCGAGGCCGAGGAATTGGCTGCAACAGTGGCCGCCAATGGCGGCGAGGCTGCGATCGTGACTGCCGATCTGACCGACATGCGCGCCGTCGACGGGCTGATTTCGCAGGCAGGCAAGGCGGTCGGCCCGATCTCGCTGCTGGTCAACAATGCCTCGCTCTTCGTCGACGATGATGTGACCGATTTCGAGTGGGCGACCTGGGATCGGCATTTCGCCGTTCATGTGAAGACGCCGGTTCTTCTGGCGCGCCGTTTCGCCGAAGCCCTGCCGGCCGGCAGCGAGGGCCTGGTCGTCAACATGATAGACCAGCGTGTCTGGAAGCCGACGCCGCGCTATTTCTCCTACGCGCTGTCGAAATCGGCGCTCTGGACGGCGACGCAGACCATGGCGCAGGCGCTGGCCCCAAGAATTCGCGTCAACGCGATCGGGCCGGGGCCGACGCTGGCCAACCCGAAACAGCAGCCCGAGGATTTCGCCGCGCAGGTCGACGGGGTGATCCTGAAGCGGGGGCCTGATCTTTTGGAATTCGGCGCAACGATACGCTATTTATGGGAGGCGCGCTCGGTCACCGGGCAGATGATCGCGCTCGATGGCGGCCAGCACCTTGCGTGGCAGACGCCGGATGTGACAGGCATGGTGGAATGA
- a CDS encoding outer membrane protein, whose product MEAKLKFARPLAAVFGLLAFAGVANAADVVQEEPPAPAAPMEQPPLNTWSGPYAGVTLGYGFSGRVKEPGNTVNTDGFIGGGFAGYNYQIDNVVAGVEGDIGYGGLKGDNAGTEVKGGLGGSLRARLGYAVTPDILPYITAGGAAQSVKLTEGGISDKNTMLGWTAGVGADMKVTDNVFARVEYRYTDYGSKEFTTGSGTRDVDATDHRIQFGVGMKF is encoded by the coding sequence ATGGAAGCCAAATTGAAATTCGCGCGGCCTTTGGCAGCTGTGTTCGGCCTGTTGGCCTTCGCTGGTGTTGCCAATGCAGCCGACGTCGTTCAGGAAGAGCCGCCGGCACCTGCAGCTCCGATGGAGCAGCCCCCGCTCAACACGTGGTCCGGCCCCTATGCCGGTGTGACGCTGGGCTACGGCTTCTCGGGCCGTGTCAAGGAGCCGGGCAACACCGTCAACACTGATGGCTTCATCGGTGGCGGCTTTGCCGGTTACAACTACCAGATCGACAACGTGGTGGCCGGCGTCGAAGGCGACATCGGTTATGGCGGTCTCAAGGGCGACAACGCCGGTACGGAAGTGAAGGGCGGCCTCGGCGGCTCGCTTCGCGCCCGTCTCGGTTATGCCGTCACCCCGGATATCCTGCCTTACATCACCGCTGGTGGTGCAGCCCAGAGCGTCAAGCTCACCGAAGGCGGCATTTCCGACAAGAACACGATGCTCGGCTGGACCGCTGGCGTCGGCGCCGACATGAAGGTTACCGACAACGTGTTTGCCCGCGTCGAATATCGTTACACCGACTACGGCAGCAAGGAATTCACCACGGGTAGCGGTACCCGCGATGTCGATGCCACGGATCATCGCATCCAGTTCGGTGTCGGTATGAAGTTCTAA
- a CDS encoding glutathione S-transferase, translating into MPKILYAPASPYSAKVRMAAAYAGIALEGVLTDTNAEPAELIAANPLGKIPALLTDDGEAVFDSRAITQYLNRVSGNALFPRNPAKRLEAERLEALADGMCDCLLAHVYERRFRPEEKVHAPWLDKQWSKVVRSLDLLNANPPKLPKKITAGQIALRATLGYLDLRFGGKWERGHARLKRWAARFDEKFPELKPYLSS; encoded by the coding sequence ATGCCGAAAATTCTTTATGCCCCTGCTTCGCCATACAGTGCAAAGGTCAGGATGGCCGCAGCCTATGCCGGGATTGCGCTGGAAGGCGTGCTGACCGACACCAACGCCGAACCCGCCGAACTGATTGCCGCAAACCCGCTTGGCAAGATACCTGCGCTGCTCACCGACGACGGCGAAGCCGTGTTCGACAGCCGGGCGATCACCCAGTATCTGAACCGCGTCTCCGGCAATGCGCTTTTCCCGCGCAATCCGGCCAAGCGCCTGGAGGCCGAACGGCTGGAAGCGCTGGCCGACGGCATGTGCGACTGCCTGCTTGCCCATGTCTATGAACGCCGCTTCCGGCCGGAGGAAAAGGTGCATGCGCCATGGCTCGACAAGCAGTGGTCGAAAGTCGTCCGCTCGCTCGATCTCCTGAACGCCAATCCGCCGAAGCTGCCCAAGAAGATCACCGCCGGGCAGATCGCGCTGCGGGCAACACTCGGCTATCTGGATCTTCGCTTTGGCGGAAAATGGGAGCGCGGCCATGCCAGGCTCAAGCGCTGGGCAGCACGCTTCGACGAGAAGTTTCCGGAATTGAAGCCGTATCTGTCGTCCTGA
- a CDS encoding ribonuclease T2, translating into MSWARERRWRFGAAVLGLAALVAVAGCKPSGDSQQAANAPASTQAPTTTQPAVALGKGFDFYVLSLSWSPSYCEAEGGEANRQQCAMGRPYAFVVHGLWPQYERGYPQDCRTNQPDVPNDTLRTLYDIMPASGLIRHEWRKHGSCAGLSQDNYFKVLRQARERVKIPAEFNRLDGYRTLDPDDAERAFLQANQSLPADGIAVTCDRRYLREVRICMNKDLSFRSCDEVDRDSCRRDKVVMPPVRGG; encoded by the coding sequence ATGTCTTGGGCGAGGGAGCGTCGCTGGCGTTTTGGTGCGGCGGTGCTCGGCCTTGCCGCGCTTGTGGCCGTTGCCGGTTGCAAGCCTTCCGGCGACAGCCAGCAGGCGGCGAACGCCCCGGCCTCGACCCAGGCGCCCACGACGACCCAGCCAGCAGTCGCACTGGGCAAGGGTTTCGATTTCTACGTACTGTCGCTGTCATGGTCGCCGAGCTACTGCGAGGCGGAGGGCGGCGAGGCCAATCGCCAGCAATGCGCGATGGGCAGGCCCTACGCCTTCGTCGTCCACGGTCTTTGGCCGCAATATGAGCGCGGCTATCCGCAGGATTGCCGCACGAACCAACCCGATGTTCCCAACGACACGCTGCGCACCCTCTACGACATCATGCCGGCTTCGGGCCTCATCCGCCACGAATGGCGCAAGCACGGTTCTTGTGCCGGACTGTCACAGGACAACTACTTCAAGGTTTTGCGGCAGGCGCGCGAGCGGGTGAAGATACCGGCCGAGTTCAACCGGCTCGATGGCTATCGCACGCTCGACCCGGACGATGCCGAACGCGCTTTCCTGCAGGCCAACCAGAGCCTGCCGGCAGACGGCATAGCGGTGACCTGCGACCGGCGCTATCTGCGCGAGGTGCGCATCTGCATGAACAAGGACCTGTCTTTCCGCTCCTGCGACGAGGTCGATCGGGACTCGTGCCGCCGCGACAAGGTGGTGATGCCCCCGGTGCGTGGCGGATAG
- a CDS encoding FAD-binding oxidoreductase, with amino-acid sequence MDDISLTGLESGKTTVSAETVEALRAQLRGSLLVEKDASYDEARTIWNAMIDRKPGLIVRCAGASDVIIAVRFARDNRLLVAVRGGGHNIAGSAVCDGGMMIDLSPMKSVRVDAAAKRAWVEPGATLADLDKETQAFGLVVPTGINSTTGIAGLTLGGGFGWTTRKFGLTIDNLVSADVVTADGELVRASLTENPDLFWALRGGGGNFGVVTAFEFQLHDLGPQVLSGLVVHPFTDAEAVLKGYREALETAPDELTCWAVMRQAPPLPFLPVEWHGKEVLVLAMCYCGDIQAGEKATARLRGIGNPIADVVGPNPFAGWQQAFDPLLTPGARNYWKSHDLTKLSDATVEILLKAVRELPGPECEIFLGHVGGAAGRIGVEATAFPQRSSHFVMNVHARWREPEMDQSCIGWARNLFEAIKPHAAGTAYINFMPEDEVDRIEAAYGSNYQRLVATKQRYDPLNLFRMNQNVNPGVKRRAA; translated from the coding sequence ATGGACGACATAAGCCTCACCGGCCTTGAATCAGGAAAGACGACGGTCAGCGCCGAGACCGTTGAAGCGCTCAGGGCGCAACTGCGCGGCAGCCTGCTTGTTGAAAAAGACGCGTCTTATGACGAAGCTCGAACGATCTGGAACGCGATGATTGACCGCAAGCCGGGCCTCATCGTGCGATGTGCCGGCGCTTCCGATGTCATCATCGCGGTGCGCTTTGCGCGAGACAACAGGCTACTCGTTGCCGTTCGTGGCGGCGGGCACAATATTGCCGGCAGCGCGGTCTGCGACGGCGGCATGATGATCGATCTGTCCCCTATGAAGTCGGTGCGCGTCGATGCAGCGGCGAAGCGAGCCTGGGTCGAGCCGGGAGCGACACTTGCCGATCTCGACAAGGAAACGCAGGCATTCGGCCTCGTGGTGCCAACAGGCATAAACTCTACAACCGGCATAGCTGGCCTTACGCTTGGCGGCGGCTTCGGCTGGACCACGCGCAAATTCGGCTTGACGATAGACAATCTCGTCTCGGCAGATGTTGTCACCGCTGATGGCGAGCTGGTGCGGGCAAGTCTTACGGAAAACCCGGACCTGTTCTGGGCATTGCGCGGCGGTGGCGGAAACTTCGGAGTTGTCACGGCCTTCGAGTTCCAGCTTCATGACCTTGGTCCGCAGGTCTTGTCAGGGCTCGTCGTTCATCCATTCACGGATGCCGAGGCAGTTCTCAAAGGATATCGAGAAGCCCTCGAAACAGCGCCTGATGAACTCACCTGCTGGGCGGTCATGCGGCAGGCGCCGCCACTTCCATTCCTGCCTGTCGAGTGGCACGGCAAGGAAGTGCTCGTTCTTGCCATGTGCTATTGCGGCGATATCCAGGCAGGAGAAAAGGCGACAGCGCGTCTGCGCGGGATTGGAAATCCGATCGCCGACGTCGTCGGTCCCAATCCATTCGCGGGCTGGCAACAGGCATTCGATCCGCTGCTTACTCCCGGCGCGCGCAATTACTGGAAGAGCCATGACCTCACCAAGCTCTCGGATGCGACGGTCGAAATCCTGCTCAAAGCGGTTCGTGAGCTTCCGGGGCCGGAATGCGAGATATTTCTCGGCCATGTCGGCGGCGCCGCCGGCCGGATCGGGGTCGAAGCAACCGCGTTTCCGCAGAGAAGCTCGCATTTTGTCATGAATGTTCACGCCCGCTGGCGCGAACCGGAAATGGACCAGTCATGCATCGGCTGGGCGCGCAATCTCTTCGAGGCGATCAAACCTCATGCCGCAGGAACGGCCTACATAAACTTCATGCCTGAAGACGAGGTGGACCGCATCGAAGCGGCTTACGGAAGCAACTATCAACGGCTTGTCGCGACGAAGCAGCGCTACGATCCGCTCAACCTTTTCCGCATGAACCAGAACGTGAACCCCGGCGTAAAGCGCCGGGCAGCATAG
- a CDS encoding DMT family transporter: protein MTLWIVLASVAGVLVGVSRQINGRLSLSTSPLQASFWNHAVGFGALTALGLVIGGLIPAGASDVPWHVYIGGPIGVVFVAAGSWLIARIGAVNTALLVIGGQMVSGVALDLLSAASPAVWASALGVALILAGMALTQRRR from the coding sequence ATGACGCTGTGGATCGTGCTGGCCAGCGTGGCGGGTGTGCTGGTGGGCGTCAGCCGGCAGATCAACGGGCGGCTCAGCCTCTCGACATCTCCGCTGCAAGCCTCGTTCTGGAACCATGCCGTCGGTTTCGGCGCGCTGACCGCGCTTGGCCTCGTCATCGGCGGATTGATTCCGGCGGGTGCTAGCGATGTACCGTGGCATGTCTATATCGGTGGGCCTATCGGGGTGGTTTTCGTTGCTGCCGGCAGCTGGCTCATCGCCCGCATCGGCGCGGTCAACACCGCGCTTCTGGTGATCGGCGGCCAGATGGTTTCGGGCGTCGCGCTGGACCTCTTGAGCGCCGCATCGCCGGCCGTCTGGGCAAGCGCCCTTGGCGTGGCGCTGATCCTCGCTGGCATGGCGCTCACCCAGCGGCGGCGGTGA
- a CDS encoding DMT family transporter has translation MTPQRANPLHLLAAFGSGGLLTLMIHFNGELARYGNALFASWTAHGTGTVAALIFLAVLRRRAPAGDAPKARTPFWAYLGGLSGAATVMLASAAVNSPLALSGTLALGLVGQMIFSLAADRWGLFGLPMRRPGARDFAALGLVLAGSAIIILFGKGAA, from the coding sequence ATGACCCCCCAGCGCGCAAACCCGCTTCATCTCCTCGCCGCATTCGGCTCGGGCGGTCTCCTGACGCTGATGATCCACTTCAACGGCGAGCTGGCGCGTTATGGCAACGCCTTGTTCGCTTCCTGGACCGCGCATGGCACGGGGACCGTTGCGGCCCTGATCTTTCTTGCGGTTCTTCGCCGCCGCGCCCCGGCCGGCGATGCGCCGAAAGCCCGCACGCCATTCTGGGCCTATCTTGGCGGCCTGTCCGGTGCGGCGACCGTCATGCTGGCGTCGGCTGCGGTCAATTCGCCGCTTGCGCTCTCCGGCACGCTTGCGCTCGGCCTCGTCGGCCAGATGATCTTCAGCCTTGCCGCTGATCGCTGGGGCCTGTTCGGCCTGCCGATGCGCCGTCCCGGTGCTCGCGATTTCGCCGCCCTGGGGCTGGTGCTGGCGGGCAGCGCCATCATAATCCTGTTCGGCAAAGGTGCCGCATGA
- a CDS encoding 23S rRNA (adenine(2030)-N(6))-methyltransferase RlmJ, which produces MNYRHAYHAGNFADVVKHAVLARLVEYLKQKDKAFRVIDTHAGIGLYDLSSEEAQKTGEWHGGIGRLLDAKIEPKAAKLLAPYLDAVRSADPDGGLSAYPGSPLIVRRLLRKQDRLSAIELHPADFQLLKALFADDFQVRVNELDGWLALGAHLPPKEKRGLVLVDPPFEQEGEFERLVDGLQRAHKRWPGGIYALWYPIKDRRAVADFREALAGCGIPKILDIRFELRKPSREPRLDGTGMIVVNPPYTLEAELQAMLPALHALLAEEKGAQWSLEWLAGEDERRGDI; this is translated from the coding sequence GTGAACTATCGCCACGCCTACCACGCAGGAAACTTTGCCGATGTCGTCAAGCACGCGGTGCTGGCGCGGCTGGTCGAATATCTGAAGCAGAAGGACAAGGCGTTCCGGGTGATCGACACCCACGCCGGCATCGGCCTCTACGATCTCTCCTCGGAGGAAGCGCAAAAGACCGGCGAATGGCACGGCGGCATAGGCCGTCTGCTCGATGCGAAGATCGAGCCGAAGGCGGCAAAGCTGCTGGCGCCTTATCTCGATGCGGTGCGCTCCGCCGATCCCGATGGCGGCCTCTCAGCCTATCCCGGTTCGCCGCTGATCGTGCGGCGGTTGCTGCGCAAGCAGGACCGGCTTTCGGCGATAGAGCTGCACCCGGCGGATTTCCAGCTATTGAAGGCGCTGTTCGCGGACGATTTCCAGGTGCGGGTGAACGAGCTCGACGGCTGGCTGGCGCTCGGCGCGCATTTGCCGCCCAAGGAAAAGCGCGGGCTGGTGCTGGTCGATCCGCCTTTCGAGCAGGAAGGCGAGTTCGAGCGGCTGGTCGATGGCCTGCAGCGTGCGCACAAGCGCTGGCCGGGCGGCATCTATGCTTTGTGGTATCCCATCAAGGACCGGCGGGCCGTGGCGGATTTCCGCGAGGCGCTGGCCGGTTGCGGCATCCCCAAAATCCTCGACATCCGCTTTGAACTGAGAAAGCCATCGCGCGAACCCCGGCTCGACGGCACCGGAATGATCGTCGTCAACCCGCCCTACACGCTGGAGGCGGAATTGCAGGCGATGTTGCCGGCTTTGCATGCCCTGCTGGCGGAGGAGAAGGGCGCGCAGTGGTCTCTGGAGTGGCTGGCGGGGGAAGACGAACGCCGGGGCGACATATGA
- a CDS encoding AAA family ATPase: MQASEAKDDFPGIIVITGGMGAGKSTVAQALAERLPKSVHLRGDLFRRLIINGRVEMSPDPVPEAVKQLRLRYDLAWDVAAKYAEAGFTVVYQDVILGEFLGWTVERLQAYRPAVIVLDPSAETLTARDKGRTKNIYGDPVHGSWTAEMMRQVLHEQTPRIGRWIDTSAQSVDETVDAILAGFKGAGAERSAG; the protein is encoded by the coding sequence GTGCAGGCATCCGAAGCAAAGGACGATTTTCCAGGCATCATCGTCATTACTGGCGGCATGGGCGCCGGCAAGTCGACTGTTGCGCAGGCGCTGGCCGAGAGGTTGCCGAAAAGCGTGCATCTGCGCGGCGATCTTTTTCGCCGGCTGATCATCAACGGCCGGGTCGAAATGAGCCCCGATCCGGTGCCGGAAGCGGTGAAACAGCTGCGGCTGCGCTACGACCTCGCCTGGGACGTCGCTGCAAAATACGCGGAGGCCGGTTTTACTGTCGTCTATCAGGACGTGATTCTGGGCGAATTCCTCGGCTGGACGGTGGAGCGGCTTCAGGCCTATCGCCCGGCAGTGATCGTGCTTGACCCATCGGCCGAGACGCTGACCGCTCGCGACAAGGGGCGTACGAAGAACATCTATGGCGATCCCGTCCACGGATCGTGGACAGCCGAAATGATGCGGCAGGTGCTGCATGAGCAGACGCCGCGCATCGGCCGGTGGATCGACACTTCCGCGCAGAGCGTGGACGAGACGGTCGACGCGATTCTTGCGGGATTTAAGGGAGCGGGCGCGGAACGAAGCGCCGGCTGA
- a CDS encoding DNA polymerase III subunit chi: MAEVLFYHLTESTLEDALPGLLEKSVQRGWRAVVQTGTEERRDALDAHLWTFRDDAFLAHATDREAFPEEQPVLLTTELDNRNDSKIRFLVDGASPPDITPYERAVFMFDGHDAAQLETAREHWKTMKAAGHAVTYWQQTPDRRWERKA; the protein is encoded by the coding sequence ATGGCTGAAGTTCTCTTTTACCACCTGACCGAATCGACGCTGGAAGACGCGCTGCCCGGCCTGCTCGAAAAGAGCGTGCAGCGCGGCTGGCGGGCGGTCGTGCAGACCGGCACTGAGGAACGGCGCGATGCGCTCGACGCGCATCTGTGGACGTTTCGCGATGATGCTTTCCTCGCCCATGCCACCGACCGCGAGGCTTTCCCGGAAGAGCAGCCGGTTCTGCTGACGACCGAACTCGACAACCGCAATGATTCAAAAATCCGCTTTCTGGTCGATGGCGCGTCACCGCCCGATATCACGCCTTACGAGCGTGCCGTGTTCATGTTCGACGGGCATGACGCAGCCCAGCTCGAAACCGCACGCGAGCATTGGAAGACGATGAAGGCTGCCGGCCACGCCGTCACCTACTGGCAGCAGACGCCCGACCGGCGCTGGGAGCGCAAGGCTTGA